From a region of the Coffea arabica cultivar ET-39 chromosome 3e, Coffea Arabica ET-39 HiFi, whole genome shotgun sequence genome:
- the LOC113737879 gene encoding phylloplanin has translation MAIRSILFISLAVAIMAIPIAEAQLGGLISGLLGSINVKGIVFCTLDGNIGINGTATPVFSNALVQLQCGNGDVVSTTTTNSAGVFGFVLDPLQMLLSSLTTNCSVAVKTPLSTCNVNLPSVGGLQSPLKYVGDTVLGLLNIANLIPSGFRLIPGLAN, from the exons ATGGCTATAAGGTCCATTCTCTTCATTTCCCTGGCGGTTGCTATAATGGCAATCCCAATTGCAGAAGCCCAATTAGGAGGACTCATCAGTGGCCTCCTTGGTTCTATTAATGTCAAAGGCATTGTATTCTGCACTCTTGATGGCAACATTGGCATCAATGGCACCGCTACCCCCGTTTTTTCGA ATGCATTAGTGCAATTGCAGTGCGGAAATGGAGATGTGGTGTCTACTACAACAACGAACAGCGCAGGAgtgtttggttttgttttggatCCTCTTCAAATGTTACTTTCTTCTTTAACAACCAATTGCAGCGTGGCTGTGAAGACTCCACTCTCAACATGCAACGTCAACCTGCCTTCCGTCGGAGGCCTGCAATCACCGCTCAAATACGTGGGAGACACCGTTCTGGGACTTCTCAACATCGCAAACTTGATTCCTTCAGGATTCCGACTTATTCCTGGCCTCGCCAACTAG
- the LOC113738091 gene encoding eukaryotic translation initiation factor 2 subunit gamma produces the protein MSRKGLMEQDLSKLDVTKLHPLSPEVISRQATINIGTIGHVAHGKSTVVKAISGVQTVRFKNELERNITIKLGYANAKIYKCEDDKCPRPMCYKAYGSGKEDSPMCDVPGFENCRMKLLRHVSFVDCPGHDILMATMLNGAAIMDGALLLIAANESCPQPQTSEHLAAVEIMRLQHIIILQNKVDLVQENIAINQHEAIQKFIQGTVADGAPVIPISAQLKYNIDVVAEYIVKKIPIPERNFISPPNMIVIRSFDVNKPGFEVDEIKGGVAGGSILKGVLKVNQYIEVRPGIVVKDENGNIKCTPIYSRIVSLFAEQNELQFAVPGGLIGVGTTMDPTLTRADRLVGQVLGEVGSLPEVFVELEVNFFLLRRLLGVRTKDTERQGRVSKLAKGEILMLNIGSMSTGARVVAVRNVFAKLQLTSPVCTSKGEKIALSRRIEKHWRLIGWGQIQAGITLDVPPCPV, from the exons ATGTCTCGAAAAGGTTTAATGGAGCAGGATCTAAGCAAGCTGGATGTAACAAAACTACATCCACTCTCACCTGAAGTTATTTCCCGCCAGGCTACGATAAATATTG GCACTATTGGTCATGTGGCACATGGCAAGTCAACTGTTGTGAAAGCCATATCTGGTGTCCAA ACTGTTCGTTTTAAAAATGAGCTGGAGCGTAATATTACTATAAAGCTTGGTTATGCCAATGCCAAGATATATAAATGTGAGGATGATAAATGCCCTCGACCCATGTGCTATAA GGCTTATGGAAGTGGAAAAGAAGATAGTCCCATGTGTGACGTTCCTGGTTTTGAGAACTGCAGGATGAAATTGTTGAGACACGTCTCTTTTGTTGATTGCCCT GGTCATGATATTCTCATGGCTACAATGCTTAATGGAGCAGCTATCATGGATGGGGCGTTACTTCTTATAGCCGCGAATGAAAGTTGTCCACAACCTCAGACTTCTGAGCATTTAGCTGCTGTTGAAATTATGCGGCTCCAGCATATAATTATTCTTCAAAACAAGGTTGATCTTGTCCAGGAAAATATAGCCATCAACCAGCATGAAGCCATTCAGAAATTTATACAG GGAACTGTTGCAGATGGCGCGCCAGTCATACCAATTTCTGCACAGTTGAAGTACAATATCGATGTTGTGGCTGAATATATAGTAAAGAAGATTCCTATTCCAGAAAGGAACTTCATTTCACCGCCAAATATGATTGTTATTCGATCTTTTGATGTCAATAAGCCTGGTTTTGAAGTTGATGAGATTAAAGGTGGTGTCGCTGGTGGCAGTATCTTGAAG GGTGTGTTGAAAGTAAACCAATACATTGAGGTTCGTCCTGGTATTGTTGTAAAGGATGAGAATGGCAACATCAAGTGTACCCCAATATATTCCAGAATAGTGTCATTGTTTGCCGAACAAAATGAACTTCAGTTTGCAGTGCCAGGAGGCCTTATTGGAGTTGGAACCACTATGGACCCTACATTGACTCGTGCTGATCGATTGGTGGGTCAGGTTCTTGGGGAAGTTGGGTCGTTGCCTGAAGTTTTTGTTGAACTGGAG GTAAACTTCTTTCTGCTCCGGCGGCTTTTAGGCGTCCGGACAAAGGATACTGAGAGACAGGGTAGAGTCTCAAAGCTAGCCAAGGGAGAGATCCTTATGTTGAACATAGGGTCTATGTCAACAGGGGCTCGTGTTGTTGCTGTGAGGAACGTATTTGCAAAATTACAACTCACATCTCCTGTCTGCACCAGTAAAGGGGAGAAAATTGCACTCAGTCGCAGAATTGAGAAGCACTGGCGTCTTATTGGCTGGGGCCAAATTCAGGCTGGTATAACTCTGGACGTCCCACCCTGCCCTGTCTGA